The Zonotrichia leucophrys gambelii isolate GWCS_2022_RI chromosome 20, RI_Zleu_2.0, whole genome shotgun sequence genome contains a region encoding:
- the ZNF335 gene encoding zinc finger protein 335 isoform X2 → MEENAVESSSDASSQAAREEPTESGLGVGSSVAVSADSSDAAAGHGLLSRAADSCVGQSSDSSGVSLEEVSESSSSTDAIPRIYLPDSSSIAQSTLVSSVSTVSQSIMVSESPQVLVHSSVITDGAIVVSDSTASTSSDLGSAIDKIIESTIGPDIIQSCIAVTSAEDGRAETTQYLILQGPDDGAPMVSQMATSALANSLAIEAVGDGPTSTCLDQPGPSEPSRQLEVLELPAQPNRAQEADGGEELDQPDLEALEEMMEVVVVQQFKCKMCQYKSVSKKTLINHMKERHFQPVGSALALKKGRPRKVGALPKTEDEEAAEEEDDDIMDAGAIDDPEEDSDYNPAEDEPRGRLPKYGCTVATSSEERPRRRPGRPRKLLRLENMSQDMPEAGGEVEPLVTSQSTPSRELQNSEAASSSGLENGTSESLAEPGISQSDSENKDPSSNTTAEDADVIPRRRGRPSRRFLGKKYRKYMGRRYYYKSPKPLMRPYLCRICGSRFLTHDDLRFHVNSHEANDPQLFKCLQCSYRSRRWSSLKEHMFNHVGSKPYKCEECNYTSVYKKDVIRHSTVHSRDRKKRADPPPKLNSFPCPVCNRVYPMQKRLTQHMKTHSTEKPHMCDKCGKSFKKRYTFKMHLLTHIQAIANRRFKCEFCDYVCEDKKVLLNHQLSHMNDKPYKCSVCKYSTFREDFLVSHMAVKHTGGKPFACEFCHFTTKHKKNLRLHVQCRHADSFEEWAQRHPEEPPCRRRPFFTLQQIEELKQQHSQVQAPAEPEASPPAPLGPITCHTVQAVAGAEPSVLSQGSLEGATIIYEQDVAGSAELATQTALDLLLNMSTQRELATSSLQVAVVKPDDRGETPGPCELQAQEEEEAKVDSKEQQQKLVMLHMAEPGQTLVQEAYGEASLSGSELQQITIPFSGATEYSIIAPISEEIQAPATLYSEEESPVETSHTVVVSGAVMTEEALKDHSNHYIMSSSVPGSQFQAMEPLSGDAAFSSPAEGQEAEPAGIKWPVVQCVTSLAQNDSSLSPASEGHEVSSPKIKWPAIQGAAKKLTCKVSTAKKLSCKISTAKKFSCKICTAMFTGRAEMESHKRAHIGPSTFKCPDCPFTATLWPEVRSHMVQHASLRPHKCPHCSFASKNKKDLRRHMLTHTNEKPFACQVCGQRFNRNGHLKFHTQRLHSSEGKRPGPAAAQQTIILNSNEDTLATLHTALQAGQAVLAPERLQQALGQEHILVAQEQSVTSQEEAAYIQEITTADGQTVQHLVTADNQVQYIIAQEGVPHLLPQEYVVVPEGHHIQVQDGQITHIQYEQGGQFLPESQIQYMPVSPEQQLVTQAQLEAAAHSAVSAVADAAMAQAQGVFTAEAAAEQMQQLQPAIHYDVITLSD, encoded by the exons ATGGAGGAGAATGCGGTGGAGAGCAGCAGCGACGCGAGTTCGCAGGCGGCGCGGGAGGAGCCCACCGAGAGCGGGCTGGGCGTCGGGAGCTCGGTGGCCGTGTCGGCGGACAGCAGCGATGCGGCCGCGGGGCACGGGCTCCTCTCCCGGGCCGCTGACTCCTGCGTGGGGCAGAGCTCCGACAGCAGCGGAGTCTCCTTG GAAGAGGTCTCAGAGAGCAGTTCCAGCACAGATGCCATTCCAAGGATATACCTGCCAGACTCATCCTCTATTGCCCAATCCACCTTGGTCTCCAGTGTCTCCACTGTGAGCCAGTCCATCATGGTGTCAGAGTCCCCACAGGTCCTGGTGCACTCCAGTGTCATCACCGATGGAGCCATAGTTGTGTCAGACTCCACTGCATCCACTTCCTCCGACCTGGGTTCTGCCATTGACAAAATCATCGAGTCCACAATTGGGCCTGACATCATCCAGA gctgcatcGCCGTGACCAGCGCAGAGGATGGAAGGGCAGAGACCACACAGTACCTCATTCTGCAAGGCCCTGATGATG GTGCCCCCATGGTGTCCCAGATGGCCACTTCTGCTCTAGCCAATAGCTTGGCAATAGAGGCTGTTGGTGATGGACCTACCTCCACGTGCCTTGACCAGCCTGGCCCTTCAGAGCCCTCCAGGCAGTTGgaagtgctggagctgcctgcacagccaaACCGAGCCCAGGAGGCAGATGGTGGGGAGGAGCTGGACCAGCCAGACTTGGAGGCCCTGGAAGAGATGATGGAAGTGGTGGTGGTGCAGCAGTTCAAGTGCAAGATGTGTCAGTACAAGAGTGTTTCTAAGAAAACACTGATTAACCACATGAAAGAGCGTCACTTCCAGCCAG TGGGTTCAGCTCTGGCTTTGAAGAAAGGACGACCACGAAAGGTGGGAGCTCTTCCAAAgactgaggatgaggaggccgCAGAAGAAGAAGATGATGATATTATGGATGCTGGTGCTATTGATGATCCTGAAG AGGACAGTGACTACAACCCAGCTGAGGACGAGCCCCGGGGGCGACTGCCCAAGTATGGCTGCACTGTCGCCACCTCCAGCGAGGAGAGGCCACGCCGGCGCCCAGGGAGGCCCCGCAAGCTGCTTCGTCTGGAGAATATGTCCCAGGACATGCCTGAag caggaggggaggtgGAGCCCTTGGTGACGTCCCAGAGCACACCAAGCCGGGAGCTGCAGAACTCGGAAGCAGCCAGTTCCTCTGGCCTGGAGAATGGGACCAGTgagagcctggcagagcctggtATCAGCCAGTCTGACTCTGAGAACAAGGACCCTTCCTCCAACACCACTGCTGAGGATGCAGACGTCATCCCGCGGCGGCGTGGGCGGCCCTCCCGCCGTTTCCTGGGCAAGAAATACCGCAAGTACATGGGGCGCAG gtACTACTACAAGTCCCCCAAGCCCCTGATGCGGCCCTACCTGTGTCGGATCTGCGGCTCACGGTTCCTCACACACGATGACCTGCGCTTCCACGTCAACTCGCACGAGGCCAATGACCCGCAGCTCTTCAAGTGTCTTCAGTGCAGCTACCGCTCCCGGCGCTGGTCCTCCCTCAAG GAGCACATGTTCAACCATGTGGGCAGCAAGCCCTACAAGTGCGAGGAGTGCAATTACACCAGCGTGTACAAGAAGGATGTCATTCGGCACTCTACAGTGCACAGCAGAGACAG gaagaaaagagcTGATCCG CCACCAAAGCTGAACTCCTTCCCATGCCCTGTCTGCAACCGTGTCTACCCCATGCAGAAGAGGCTTACACAACACATGAAGACACACAGTACAGAAAAACCACACATGTGTGACAAG TGCGGGAAGTCCTTTAAGAAGCGTTACACCTTCAAGATGCACCTGCTGACACACATCCAGGCCATTGCCAACCGCAG GTTCAAGTGTGAGTTCTGTGACTATGTCTGTGAGGACAAGAAGGTCCTGCTGAACCACCAGCTGTCACATATGAATGACAAGCCCTACAAGTGCAGCGTCTGCAAATATTCCACCTTCCGGGAGGACTTCCTGGTCTCGCACATGGCAGTCAAGCACACAG gagggaagCCGTTCGCTTGCGAGTTCTGCCACTTCACCACCAAGCACAAGAAGAACCTGCGGCTGCACGTGCAGTGCCGCCACGCCGACTCCTTCGAGGAGTGGGCACAGAGGCACCCCGAGGAGCCgccctgccgccgccgccccttcttcaccctgcagcagatcgaggagctgaagcagcagcacagccaggtgcaGGCACCGGCTGAGCCAGAGGCCAGCCCACCG GCACCTCTCGGCCCCATCACTTGCCACACGGTCCAGGCTGTTGCGGGTGCAGAGCCCTCTGTTCTCTCGCAGGGTTCCCTGGAAGGGGCCACCATCATCTATGAACAAG ATGTGGCTGGATCAGCAGAGCTGGCCACACAGACGGCCCTGGATCTCCTGCTGAACATGAGCACCCAGAGGGAGCTGGCCACCAGCTCACTGCAG GTGGCAGTGGTGAAGCCAGATGATCGAGGAGAAACACCAGGCCCCTgtgagctgcaggcacaggaggaggaggaggcaaagGTGGACTctaaggagcagcagcaaaagtTGGTGATGCTGCACatggcagagcctgggcagaCACTTGTGCAGGAGGCTTATGGGGAAGCGAGCCTGAgtggctcagagctgcagcagatcACCATCCCCTTCAGTGGGGCAACAGAGTACAGCATCATTGCACCCATCAGCGAGGAGATCCAGGCTCCTGCCACGCTGTACAG tgaggaggagaGTCCTGTGGAGACCTCCCACACAGTTGTGGTGAGCGGGGCTGTGATGACAGAGGAGGCACTGAAGGACCACAGCAATCACTACATCATGTCATCCAGTGTCCCAGGGAGCCAGTTCCAGGCCATGGAG CCCCTCAGTGGGGACGCTGCCTTTTCCTCACCTGCGGAGGGTCAGGAGGCAGAGCCCGCCGGCATCAAGTGGCCTGTGGTGCAGTGTGTCACCAGCCTGGCCCAGAACGACTCGTCTTTGTCCCCCGCCTCCGAGGGGCACGAAGTGTCATCCCCAAAGATCAAGTGGCCTGCAATCCAAGGCGCGGCCAAGAAGCTCACATGCAAGGTTTCCACAGCCAAGAAGCTCTCATGCAAGATTTCCACGGCCAAAAAGTTTTCATGCAAGATTTGCACAGCCATGTTCACAGGGAGAGCGGAGATGGAGAGTCACAAGAGAGCCCACATTGGGCCCAGCACTTTCAAGTGTCCCGACTGTCCCTTCACTGCCACACTCTGGCCAGAGGTCCGG AGCCACATGGTTCAGCATGCCAGCCTTCGGCCACACAAGTGCCCCCACTGCAGCTTTGCCTCCAAGAACAAGAAGGACCTGCGCAGACACATGCTGACCCACACCAATGAGAAGCCCTTTGCCTGCCAGGTCTGTGGGCAGAG GTTCAACCGTAATGGGCACCTCAAGTTCCACACACAGCGTTTGCACAGCTCAGAGGGCAAAAGGCCagggccagctgctgcccagcagacCATCATCCTGAACAGCAACGAGGACACCCTGGCCACCCTACACA cagctctgcaggccgGCCAGGCCGTGCTGGCTCCCGAGCGGCTGCAGCaggccctggggcaggagcacaTCCTTGTTGCACAGGAGCAGAGCGTCACCAGCCAG gaggaggcagcctACATCCAGGAGATCACGACTGCTGATGGACAGACAGTACAGCACTTAGTGACTGCTGACAACCAG GTTCAGTACATTATTGCCCAGGAAGGTGTCCCACACTTGCTTCCCCAAGAGTATGTTGTTGTTCCGGAGGGACATCACATCCAG GTACAGGATGGTCAGATCACCCACATCCAGTATGAGCAGGGTGGCCAGTTCCTCCCGGAGTCACAG ATCCAGTACATGCCCGTGTCACCGGAGCAGCAGCTCGtcacccaggcacagctggaagcagcagcacactcAGCTGTCTCAG cagtgGCGGATGCGGCCATGGCCCAGGCCCAGGGCGTGTTCACGGCCGAGGCAGCAGCGGAGcagatgcagcagctgcagccggCCATCCACTACGATGTCATCACGCTGTCGGACTAG
- the ZNF335 gene encoding zinc finger protein 335 isoform X5 → MEENAVESSSDASSQAAREEPTESGLGVGSSVAVSADSSDAAAGHGLLSRAADSCVGQSSDSSGVSLEEVSESSSSTDAIPRIYLPDSSSIAQSTLVSSVSTVSQSIMVSESPQVLVHSSVITDGAIVVSDSTASTSSDLGSAIDKIIESTIGPDIIQSCIAVTSAEDGRAETTQYLILQGPDDGAPMVSQMATSALANSLAIEAVGDGPTSTCLDQPGPSEPSRQLEVLELPAQPNRAQEADGGEELDQPDLEALEEMMEVVVVQQFKCKMCQYKSVSKKTLINHMKERHFQPVGSALALKKGRPRKVGALPKTEDEEAAEEEDDDIMDAGAIDDPEEDSDYNPAEDEPRGRLPKYGCTVATSSEERPRRRPGRPRKLLRLENMSQDMPEAGGEVEPLVTSQSTPSRELQNSEAASSSGLENGTSESLAEPGISQSDSENKDPSSNTTAEDADVIPRRRGRPSRRFLGKKYRKYMGRRYYYKSPKPLMRPYLCRICGSRFLTHDDLRFHVNSHEANDPQLFKCLQCSYRSRRWSSLKEHMFNHVGSKPYKCEECNYTSVYKKDVIRHSTVHSRDRKKRADPPPKLNSFPCPVCNRVYPMQKRLTQHMKTHSTEKPHMCDKCGKSFKKRYTFKMHLLTHIQAIANRRFKCEFCDYVCEDKKVLLNHQLSHMNDKPYKCSVCKYSTFREDFLVSHMAVKHTGGKPFACEFCHFTTKHKKNLRLHVQCRHADSFEEWAQRHPEEPPCRRRPFFTLQQIEELKQQHSQVQAPAEPEASPPAPLGPITCHTVQAVAGAEPSVLSQGSLEGATIIYEQDVAGSAELATQTALDLLLNMSTQRELATSSLQVAVVKPDDRGETPGPCELQAQEEEEAKVDSKEQQQKLVMLHMAEPGQTLVQEAYGEASLSGSELQQITIPFSGATEYSIIAPISEEIQAPATLYSSEEESPVETSHTVVVSGAVMTEEALKDHSNHYIMSSSVPGSQFQAMEPLSGDAAFSSPAEGQEAEPAGIKWPVVQCVTSLAQNDSSLSPASEGHEVSSPKIKWPAIQGAAKKLTCKVSTAKKLSCKISTAKKFSCKICTAMFTGRAEMESHKRAHIGPSTFKCPDCPFTATLWPEVRSHMVQHASLRPHKCPHCSFASKNKKDLRRHMLTHTNEKPFACQVCGQRFNRNGHLKFHTQRLHSSEGKRPGPAAAQQTIILNSNEDTLATLHTLQAGQAVLAPERLQQALGQEHILVAQEQSVTSQEEAAYIQEITTADGQTVQHLVTADNQVQYIIAQEGVPHLLPQEYVVVPEGHHIQVQDGQITHIQYEQGGQFLPESQIQYMPVSPEQQLVTQAQLEAAAHSAVSAVADAAMAQAQGVFTAEAAAEQMQQLQPAIHYDVITLSD, encoded by the exons ATGGAGGAGAATGCGGTGGAGAGCAGCAGCGACGCGAGTTCGCAGGCGGCGCGGGAGGAGCCCACCGAGAGCGGGCTGGGCGTCGGGAGCTCGGTGGCCGTGTCGGCGGACAGCAGCGATGCGGCCGCGGGGCACGGGCTCCTCTCCCGGGCCGCTGACTCCTGCGTGGGGCAGAGCTCCGACAGCAGCGGAGTCTCCTTG GAAGAGGTCTCAGAGAGCAGTTCCAGCACAGATGCCATTCCAAGGATATACCTGCCAGACTCATCCTCTATTGCCCAATCCACCTTGGTCTCCAGTGTCTCCACTGTGAGCCAGTCCATCATGGTGTCAGAGTCCCCACAGGTCCTGGTGCACTCCAGTGTCATCACCGATGGAGCCATAGTTGTGTCAGACTCCACTGCATCCACTTCCTCCGACCTGGGTTCTGCCATTGACAAAATCATCGAGTCCACAATTGGGCCTGACATCATCCAGA gctgcatcGCCGTGACCAGCGCAGAGGATGGAAGGGCAGAGACCACACAGTACCTCATTCTGCAAGGCCCTGATGATG GTGCCCCCATGGTGTCCCAGATGGCCACTTCTGCTCTAGCCAATAGCTTGGCAATAGAGGCTGTTGGTGATGGACCTACCTCCACGTGCCTTGACCAGCCTGGCCCTTCAGAGCCCTCCAGGCAGTTGgaagtgctggagctgcctgcacagccaaACCGAGCCCAGGAGGCAGATGGTGGGGAGGAGCTGGACCAGCCAGACTTGGAGGCCCTGGAAGAGATGATGGAAGTGGTGGTGGTGCAGCAGTTCAAGTGCAAGATGTGTCAGTACAAGAGTGTTTCTAAGAAAACACTGATTAACCACATGAAAGAGCGTCACTTCCAGCCAG TGGGTTCAGCTCTGGCTTTGAAGAAAGGACGACCACGAAAGGTGGGAGCTCTTCCAAAgactgaggatgaggaggccgCAGAAGAAGAAGATGATGATATTATGGATGCTGGTGCTATTGATGATCCTGAAG AGGACAGTGACTACAACCCAGCTGAGGACGAGCCCCGGGGGCGACTGCCCAAGTATGGCTGCACTGTCGCCACCTCCAGCGAGGAGAGGCCACGCCGGCGCCCAGGGAGGCCCCGCAAGCTGCTTCGTCTGGAGAATATGTCCCAGGACATGCCTGAag caggaggggaggtgGAGCCCTTGGTGACGTCCCAGAGCACACCAAGCCGGGAGCTGCAGAACTCGGAAGCAGCCAGTTCCTCTGGCCTGGAGAATGGGACCAGTgagagcctggcagagcctggtATCAGCCAGTCTGACTCTGAGAACAAGGACCCTTCCTCCAACACCACTGCTGAGGATGCAGACGTCATCCCGCGGCGGCGTGGGCGGCCCTCCCGCCGTTTCCTGGGCAAGAAATACCGCAAGTACATGGGGCGCAG gtACTACTACAAGTCCCCCAAGCCCCTGATGCGGCCCTACCTGTGTCGGATCTGCGGCTCACGGTTCCTCACACACGATGACCTGCGCTTCCACGTCAACTCGCACGAGGCCAATGACCCGCAGCTCTTCAAGTGTCTTCAGTGCAGCTACCGCTCCCGGCGCTGGTCCTCCCTCAAG GAGCACATGTTCAACCATGTGGGCAGCAAGCCCTACAAGTGCGAGGAGTGCAATTACACCAGCGTGTACAAGAAGGATGTCATTCGGCACTCTACAGTGCACAGCAGAGACAG gaagaaaagagcTGATCCG CCACCAAAGCTGAACTCCTTCCCATGCCCTGTCTGCAACCGTGTCTACCCCATGCAGAAGAGGCTTACACAACACATGAAGACACACAGTACAGAAAAACCACACATGTGTGACAAG TGCGGGAAGTCCTTTAAGAAGCGTTACACCTTCAAGATGCACCTGCTGACACACATCCAGGCCATTGCCAACCGCAG GTTCAAGTGTGAGTTCTGTGACTATGTCTGTGAGGACAAGAAGGTCCTGCTGAACCACCAGCTGTCACATATGAATGACAAGCCCTACAAGTGCAGCGTCTGCAAATATTCCACCTTCCGGGAGGACTTCCTGGTCTCGCACATGGCAGTCAAGCACACAG gagggaagCCGTTCGCTTGCGAGTTCTGCCACTTCACCACCAAGCACAAGAAGAACCTGCGGCTGCACGTGCAGTGCCGCCACGCCGACTCCTTCGAGGAGTGGGCACAGAGGCACCCCGAGGAGCCgccctgccgccgccgccccttcttcaccctgcagcagatcgaggagctgaagcagcagcacagccaggtgcaGGCACCGGCTGAGCCAGAGGCCAGCCCACCG GCACCTCTCGGCCCCATCACTTGCCACACGGTCCAGGCTGTTGCGGGTGCAGAGCCCTCTGTTCTCTCGCAGGGTTCCCTGGAAGGGGCCACCATCATCTATGAACAAG ATGTGGCTGGATCAGCAGAGCTGGCCACACAGACGGCCCTGGATCTCCTGCTGAACATGAGCACCCAGAGGGAGCTGGCCACCAGCTCACTGCAG GTGGCAGTGGTGAAGCCAGATGATCGAGGAGAAACACCAGGCCCCTgtgagctgcaggcacaggaggaggaggaggcaaagGTGGACTctaaggagcagcagcaaaagtTGGTGATGCTGCACatggcagagcctgggcagaCACTTGTGCAGGAGGCTTATGGGGAAGCGAGCCTGAgtggctcagagctgcagcagatcACCATCCCCTTCAGTGGGGCAACAGAGTACAGCATCATTGCACCCATCAGCGAGGAGATCCAGGCTCCTGCCACGCTGTACAG cagtgaggaggagaGTCCTGTGGAGACCTCCCACACAGTTGTGGTGAGCGGGGCTGTGATGACAGAGGAGGCACTGAAGGACCACAGCAATCACTACATCATGTCATCCAGTGTCCCAGGGAGCCAGTTCCAGGCCATGGAG CCCCTCAGTGGGGACGCTGCCTTTTCCTCACCTGCGGAGGGTCAGGAGGCAGAGCCCGCCGGCATCAAGTGGCCTGTGGTGCAGTGTGTCACCAGCCTGGCCCAGAACGACTCGTCTTTGTCCCCCGCCTCCGAGGGGCACGAAGTGTCATCCCCAAAGATCAAGTGGCCTGCAATCCAAGGCGCGGCCAAGAAGCTCACATGCAAGGTTTCCACAGCCAAGAAGCTCTCATGCAAGATTTCCACGGCCAAAAAGTTTTCATGCAAGATTTGCACAGCCATGTTCACAGGGAGAGCGGAGATGGAGAGTCACAAGAGAGCCCACATTGGGCCCAGCACTTTCAAGTGTCCCGACTGTCCCTTCACTGCCACACTCTGGCCAGAGGTCCGG AGCCACATGGTTCAGCATGCCAGCCTTCGGCCACACAAGTGCCCCCACTGCAGCTTTGCCTCCAAGAACAAGAAGGACCTGCGCAGACACATGCTGACCCACACCAATGAGAAGCCCTTTGCCTGCCAGGTCTGTGGGCAGAG GTTCAACCGTAATGGGCACCTCAAGTTCCACACACAGCGTTTGCACAGCTCAGAGGGCAAAAGGCCagggccagctgctgcccagcagacCATCATCCTGAACAGCAACGAGGACACCCTGGCCACCCTACACA ctctgcaggccgGCCAGGCCGTGCTGGCTCCCGAGCGGCTGCAGCaggccctggggcaggagcacaTCCTTGTTGCACAGGAGCAGAGCGTCACCAGCCAG gaggaggcagcctACATCCAGGAGATCACGACTGCTGATGGACAGACAGTACAGCACTTAGTGACTGCTGACAACCAG GTTCAGTACATTATTGCCCAGGAAGGTGTCCCACACTTGCTTCCCCAAGAGTATGTTGTTGTTCCGGAGGGACATCACATCCAG GTACAGGATGGTCAGATCACCCACATCCAGTATGAGCAGGGTGGCCAGTTCCTCCCGGAGTCACAG ATCCAGTACATGCCCGTGTCACCGGAGCAGCAGCTCGtcacccaggcacagctggaagcagcagcacactcAGCTGTCTCAG cagtgGCGGATGCGGCCATGGCCCAGGCCCAGGGCGTGTTCACGGCCGAGGCAGCAGCGGAGcagatgcagcagctgcagccggCCATCCACTACGATGTCATCACGCTGTCGGACTAG